In Serratia sp. FDAARGOS_506, a genomic segment contains:
- a CDS encoding hemin ABC transporter substrate-binding protein, translating to MKSSLIRRLALMVTLALPLTAAAAQRIVSIGGDVTEIAFALGAGDEVIARDSTSLHPEAVKKLPDVGYMRQLNAEGILALKPTLVLTTELAQPALVLKQLADSGVKVVSVPGDTTLQAVPQKIAAIAAALQRVEQGKQLSERYQQQLAAVDTSPLPVKVLFVMSHGGITPMAAGQHTAADAVIAAAGLKNAMQGFERYRPLSQEGVIASAPDLLLVTTDGVRTLGGERQLWTLPGLALTPAGKQRRVLIVDDMALLGFGLETPAALAKLRHAAEQK from the coding sequence CTGCGGCGGCGCAGCGCATTGTCTCGATCGGCGGCGACGTGACGGAAATCGCCTTCGCGCTCGGCGCCGGCGACGAGGTAATCGCCCGCGACAGCACCAGTTTGCATCCGGAAGCGGTGAAAAAACTGCCGGACGTCGGTTACATGCGCCAGCTGAATGCCGAAGGCATTCTGGCGCTAAAGCCGACGCTGGTGCTGACGACCGAGCTGGCGCAGCCGGCGCTGGTACTCAAACAGCTGGCGGACAGCGGCGTCAAAGTGGTCAGCGTGCCGGGTGACACCACCCTGCAGGCGGTGCCGCAGAAAATCGCCGCGATTGCCGCCGCGCTGCAACGCGTTGAGCAAGGCAAGCAGCTGAGCGAGCGCTATCAACAACAGCTGGCGGCGGTCGACACCTCCCCGCTGCCGGTCAAAGTGCTGTTTGTGATGAGCCACGGCGGCATTACGCCGATGGCCGCCGGGCAACACACTGCCGCCGACGCGGTGATCGCCGCCGCCGGTCTGAAAAACGCCATGCAGGGCTTTGAGCGCTACCGTCCGCTGTCGCAGGAAGGCGTCATCGCCAGCGCGCCGGATCTGTTGCTGGTCACTACCGACGGCGTGCGCACCCTCGGTGGCGAACGGCAGCTGTGGACGCTGCCGGGCCTGGCGTTGACGCCGGCGGGCAAACAGCGCCGCGTGCTGATCGTCGATGACATGGCGCTGCTCGGCTTCGGTCTGGAAACGCCGGCGGCGCTGGCCAAACTGCGCCACGCGGCGGAGCAAAAATAA
- a CDS encoding YdiU family protein — protein sequence MPQFDNAYYQQLPGFYTALNPTPLKDTRLLYHSEPLARELGLDESWFTQDKTPIWAGETLLPGMQPLAQVYSGHQFGVWAGQLGDGRGILLGEQVLADGSRRDWHLKGAGLTPYSRMGDGRAVLRSVIREFLASEALHHLGIPTTRALTIVTSRQPVFREQPERGAMLMRVAESHVRFGHFEHFYYRKQPEQVRQLADFVIARHWPQLQDLAERYQLWFTDVVERTARLIAHWQTVGFAHGVMNTDNMSILGITIDYGPYGFLDDYQPGYICNHSDHQGRYAFDNQPAVALWNLHRLAQTLSGLMTTEQLQQALAAYEPALMRAYGEQMRAKLGFFTPTAQDNDVLTGLLSLMAQEGRDYTRTFRLLSDTEQQQAQSPLRDEFIDRAAFDAWYQQYRGRLQQEQVSDEERQRAMKAVNPRLILRNYLAQQAIEDAEQDDVGRLQRLHQALLRPFDDAPEYDDLAALPPDWGKHLEISCSS from the coding sequence ATGCCGCAGTTCGATAATGCTTACTACCAACAGTTACCCGGTTTCTACACCGCCCTGAACCCGACGCCGCTCAAGGATACACGCCTGCTGTACCACAGCGAGCCGCTGGCGCGCGAGTTGGGGCTGGATGAAAGCTGGTTTACCCAGGATAAAACCCCCATTTGGGCGGGAGAAACGCTGCTGCCGGGCATGCAGCCGTTGGCGCAGGTGTACAGTGGTCACCAGTTCGGCGTGTGGGCCGGGCAACTGGGTGATGGCCGCGGCATTTTACTTGGCGAACAGGTCCTGGCGGACGGCAGCCGCCGCGACTGGCACCTGAAGGGCGCCGGGCTGACGCCATATTCGCGTATGGGGGACGGCCGCGCGGTGCTGCGTTCGGTTATCCGCGAGTTTCTGGCCTCTGAGGCGCTGCATCATTTGGGGATCCCCACCACCCGAGCGCTGACCATCGTGACCAGCCGCCAGCCGGTGTTCCGCGAGCAGCCGGAACGCGGCGCCATGCTGATGCGGGTGGCGGAAAGCCACGTGCGTTTCGGCCACTTCGAACACTTTTACTACCGCAAACAGCCGGAGCAGGTGCGGCAGCTGGCGGATTTCGTCATTGCCCGTCACTGGCCACAGCTGCAGGATCTGGCTGAGCGTTACCAGCTGTGGTTTACCGACGTGGTGGAACGGACGGCGCGCCTGATCGCCCATTGGCAAACCGTCGGTTTCGCTCACGGTGTGATGAACACCGACAACATGTCGATTCTTGGCATCACTATCGATTATGGCCCTTACGGCTTCCTCGATGACTACCAGCCCGGCTATATCTGCAATCACTCCGACCACCAGGGGCGTTACGCCTTCGACAATCAGCCGGCGGTGGCGCTGTGGAACCTGCATCGCCTGGCGCAGACGTTGTCGGGGCTGATGACCACTGAACAGCTGCAGCAGGCGCTGGCGGCGTATGAACCGGCGCTGATGCGCGCCTACGGCGAACAGATGCGCGCCAAACTCGGCTTCTTCACGCCGACGGCGCAGGACAACGACGTGCTCACCGGTCTATTGAGCCTGATGGCGCAGGAAGGGCGGGACTATACCCGCACGTTCCGCCTGTTGAGCGACACTGAGCAGCAACAGGCGCAGTCGCCGCTGCGCGACGAGTTTATCGACCGCGCGGCGTTCGACGCCTGGTATCAGCAGTATCGCGGGCGTCTGCAGCAAGAACAGGTGAGCGATGAGGAGCGGCAACGGGCGATGAAGGCGGTGAACCCGCGCCTGATTCTGCGCAACTATTTGGCGCAGCAGGCGATTGAGGACGCGGAGCAAGACGATGTGGGCCGTTTGCAGCGCTTGCATCAGGCCCTGCTGCGGCCGTTCGACGATGCGCCGGAATATGACGATCTCGCCGCGCTGCCGCCGGACTGGGGCAAACATCTGGAGATTTCCTGCTCCAGCTGA
- a CDS encoding iron ABC transporter permease yields the protein MRCRTSPQLAIIGLLVLLTLLALVAANLGALTLSFRTLWREPFSDAAWHIWLNIRLPRVLLAVVIGCALAVSGAVMQGLFRNPLADPSLLGISSGGALFVALFIVMPLALPVTIALYGHMLAAFLGSLLVSLLIYGISRSGHGNLSRLLLAGIAINALCMAAIGVLSYVSSDQQLRQFSLWMMGSLSQSQWPTLAVSASLILPAALLTLLQARRLNLLQLGDEEAHYLGVNVQRAKLQLLLLSALLIGAAVAMSGVIGFVGLVVPHLVRMRLGGDHRWLLPCSALGGACLLLVSDTLARTLVAPAEMPVGLMTSLIGGPYFLWLVMRQRERTGG from the coding sequence ATGCGCTGTCGCACCTCGCCTCAGTTGGCCATCATCGGTCTGCTGGTGTTGCTGACGCTGTTGGCGCTGGTCGCCGCCAACCTGGGCGCGCTGACGCTCTCGTTTCGCACCCTGTGGCGCGAACCCTTCAGCGATGCCGCCTGGCACATCTGGTTAAACATCCGTCTGCCGCGCGTGCTGCTGGCAGTGGTGATCGGCTGCGCGCTGGCGGTGTCCGGCGCCGTGATGCAAGGGCTGTTCCGCAACCCGCTGGCGGATCCTAGCCTGCTGGGCATCAGCAGCGGCGGCGCGCTGTTTGTCGCCCTGTTCATCGTGATGCCGCTAGCGTTGCCGGTGACGATCGCGCTGTACGGCCATATGCTGGCAGCGTTCCTCGGCAGCCTGCTGGTATCGCTGTTGATCTACGGCATCAGCCGCAGCGGGCACGGCAATCTGTCGCGACTGCTGCTGGCGGGCATCGCCATCAACGCCCTGTGCATGGCGGCCATCGGCGTGCTCTCCTACGTCAGCAGCGATCAACAACTGCGCCAGTTCTCGCTGTGGATGATGGGTAGCCTCAGCCAGTCGCAGTGGCCGACGCTGGCGGTTTCCGCCTCGCTGATCCTGCCTGCGGCGCTGTTGACGCTGCTGCAGGCGCGTCGGTTGAATCTGTTGCAACTGGGGGACGAAGAAGCGCATTACCTCGGGGTGAACGTCCAGCGCGCCAAGCTGCAGCTGCTGTTGCTGAGCGCCTTGCTGATCGGCGCGGCGGTAGCGATGAGCGGCGTGATCGGCTTCGTCGGTTTGGTGGTGCCGCATCTGGTGCGCATGCGCCTCGGCGGCGATCACCGCTGGCTGCTGCCCTGCTCCGCGCTGGGCGGCGCCTGCCTGCTGCTGGTCAGCGATACGTTGGCACGCACGCTGGTGGCGCCGGCCGAAATGCCGGTGGGGTTGATGACCAGCCTGATCGGCGGTCCTTACTTTTTGTGGCTGGTGATGCGCCAGCGGGAGCGAACCGGTGGATAA
- a CDS encoding lipoate--protein ligase A gives MNSLRLLISDSYDPWFNLAVEECIFREMTTQKILFLWRNAETVVIGQSQNPWKECNTRRMEQDGIRLARRSSGGGAVFHDLGNTCFTFMAGKPGYDKSVSTDIILQALRQLGVTAGASGRNDLVMETADGPRKISGSAYRETQDRGFHHGTLLLNADLERLADYLNPDPKKLQAKGITSVRSRVANLAEFLPGISHEQVCGAIVQAFFAHYGETAEPEIISPDVFPDLPDFAAQFAKQSSWEWNFGKAPAFSHLLNERFVWGGVDLFFDVEKGMIVRAQVFTDSLNPAPLQRLAEALVGCAYRSEPVAACCDRLMAEYPQQAAELTELRQWLSETIR, from the coding sequence ATGAACAGTCTGCGTTTACTGATCTCCGACTCCTACGATCCCTGGTTCAACCTGGCAGTGGAAGAATGCATCTTCCGCGAGATGACCACGCAAAAAATCCTCTTCCTGTGGCGTAATGCCGAAACAGTCGTGATCGGTCAGTCGCAAAACCCCTGGAAAGAGTGCAACACCCGGCGCATGGAGCAGGACGGCATTCGGCTGGCGCGGCGCAGCAGCGGCGGCGGGGCGGTATTTCACGATCTGGGCAATACCTGTTTTACCTTTATGGCCGGCAAACCGGGTTACGACAAAAGCGTCTCGACCGACATCATTCTGCAAGCGCTGCGGCAATTGGGTGTCACGGCCGGCGCGTCGGGACGCAACGATCTGGTGATGGAGACTGCCGACGGTCCGCGCAAAATATCCGGCTCGGCCTATCGAGAAACGCAGGATCGCGGTTTCCACCACGGCACGCTGCTGCTGAACGCCGATCTGGAGCGGTTGGCGGACTACCTAAATCCGGATCCCAAAAAACTGCAGGCCAAAGGCATCACCTCGGTGCGTTCGCGCGTCGCCAATTTGGCGGAGTTTTTGCCGGGCATCAGCCATGAGCAGGTGTGCGGAGCCATCGTGCAGGCCTTCTTCGCCCACTATGGCGAGACAGCCGAGCCGGAGATCATTTCGCCGGACGTGTTCCCCGATTTGCCCGATTTTGCCGCGCAGTTCGCCAAACAGAGCAGCTGGGAGTGGAATTTCGGCAAGGCGCCGGCGTTCAGCCATCTGCTTAACGAACGCTTCGTCTGGGGCGGCGTGGATTTGTTCTTCGATGTAGAGAAGGGGATGATCGTCCGCGCACAGGTGTTCACCGACAGTTTGAATCCCGCCCCGCTGCAGCGGCTGGCGGAAGCGCTGGTGGGCTGCGCGTATCGCAGCGAGCCTGTTGCCGCCTGCTGTGACCGACTGATGGCGGAGTATCCGCAACAGGCGGCCGAATTGACAGAGCTGCGGCAATGGCTGAGCGAAACGATCCGTTAA
- a CDS encoding heme ABC transporter ATP-binding protein, whose product MDNAACLTARELRYSLGARRLINDVSLSLAGGEMIAIIGPNGAGKSTLLRLLTGYLTPDCGECRLLGRPLEHWAPQQLAKVRAVMRQYSDLAFPFSVEEVVSMGRAPHGKRDEHQAIQQVMAQTDCLALAQRDYRRLSGGEQQRVQLARVLAQLWQPQPSPAWLFLDEPTSALDLYHQQHTLRLLRSLTRQQPLGVCCVLHDLNLAALYADRILLLHQGRLVASGTPQEVLQTEILTRWYQADLGVVHHPEVSLPQVYLRQ is encoded by the coding sequence GTGGATAACGCCGCCTGCCTGACAGCCCGAGAGCTGCGTTACAGCCTCGGTGCGCGCCGCCTCATCAACGACGTTTCGCTCAGCCTCGCCGGTGGTGAAATGATAGCAATTATCGGCCCTAACGGCGCCGGCAAATCGACGCTGCTGCGCTTGCTGACCGGTTATTTGACGCCGGACTGCGGCGAATGTCGCCTGCTCGGCCGCCCGCTGGAACACTGGGCGCCGCAACAGTTGGCCAAAGTCAGAGCCGTAATGCGCCAGTACAGCGATCTGGCGTTTCCGTTCAGCGTGGAAGAAGTGGTCAGCATGGGGCGGGCGCCGCACGGCAAACGCGACGAACATCAGGCGATCCAACAGGTGATGGCGCAGACCGATTGCCTGGCGCTGGCCCAGCGTGACTACCGCCGGCTGTCCGGCGGCGAGCAACAGCGGGTGCAATTGGCGCGGGTGTTGGCGCAGCTGTGGCAACCGCAACCGTCCCCCGCCTGGCTGTTTCTCGATGAGCCGACCTCGGCGCTGGATCTGTACCACCAGCAGCACACCCTGCGCCTGCTGCGCTCGCTGACGCGCCAACAACCGCTGGGCGTTTGCTGTGTGCTGCACGATCTCAATCTGGCTGCGCTGTACGCCGATAGGATTTTGCTGTTGCATCAGGGGCGCCTGGTAGCGAGCGGCACGCCACAGGAGGTGTTGCAAACGGAAATCCTCACCCGCTGGTATCAGGCCGATCTCGGCGTGGTGCATCATCCCGAAGTGTCGCTGCCGCAGGTCTATCTGCGACAATGA
- a CDS encoding EAL domain-containing protein translates to MNIQLEADFISSYVFQPVYSMEGRLLAVEMLSRFNSPDGDLAMPAEIGINLLAPEQRIELFNEQLKLAERHAAWFTGNSVQLTINIEETIVELILSDPALCQWIRQYPFIAFEMSESFPNLSAGKNNPSVQRLSEMFTLWLDDFGSGKATLAALYDGLFDYVKIDKRFYWQLFTHQGYDVVIDSLLKNINLLCKGVIVGGIEKKEYFNKLRYAGVLGLQGFLWPSIGVDNLQALLAKPSEFNN, encoded by the coding sequence ATGAACATCCAACTCGAAGCTGACTTTATTAGTAGCTATGTTTTTCAACCTGTTTACTCAATGGAGGGCAGGCTGTTGGCGGTGGAAATGTTGAGCCGTTTCAACAGTCCCGACGGTGATTTAGCCATGCCGGCCGAAATTGGGATTAATTTATTGGCACCTGAACAAAGGATTGAGTTATTTAATGAGCAATTGAAACTTGCAGAGCGGCATGCGGCCTGGTTTACCGGTAACAGCGTGCAGTTGACCATCAATATCGAAGAAACCATCGTTGAGCTTATTCTTTCCGATCCGGCGTTGTGCCAATGGATCAGGCAATATCCTTTTATTGCATTCGAAATGAGTGAGAGTTTTCCGAATCTTTCGGCCGGGAAGAACAACCCGAGCGTGCAGCGATTAAGCGAAATGTTTACGCTATGGCTCGATGATTTCGGTTCCGGTAAAGCCACCTTAGCCGCGCTGTATGATGGTTTGTTTGACTACGTAAAGATAGACAAGCGTTTTTACTGGCAGCTGTTTACCCATCAGGGGTATGACGTGGTCATCGACTCGTTGTTAAAGAATATCAACCTGTTGTGTAAAGGCGTGATCGTCGGAGGAATAGAGAAAAAAGAGTACTTTAATAAACTCAGATACGCCGGTGTTTTAGGCCTGCAAGGTTTTTTATGGCCCAGCATTGGTGTGGATAATCTGCAAGCTTTGCTGGCGAAGCCCAGCGAGTTCAATAATTAA